One genomic window of Globicephala melas chromosome 8, mGloMel1.2, whole genome shotgun sequence includes the following:
- the LOC115839451 gene encoding olfactory receptor 51E2 — MSACNFTHTTFVLIGIPGLEEAHFWIGFPLLSMYAVAVFGNCIVVFIVRMERSLHVPMYLFLCMLAAIDLALSTATMPKILALLWFDSREITFDACMTQMFFIHALSAIESTILLAMAFDRYIAICHPLRHAAVLNNRVTAQIGMVAVARGSLFFIPLPLLIKRLAFCQSNVLSHSYCVHQDVMKLAYADTLPNVVYGLTAILVVMGVDALFISLSYFLILRTVLQLPSKSERAKAFGTCVSHIGVVLAFYVPLIGLSVVHRFGNSLDPTVHVLMGDVYLLLPPVINPIIYGVKTKQIRTRVLAVFKISCDKDFPAVGGR, encoded by the coding sequence ATGAGTGCCTGCAACTTCACACATACCACCTTTGTGCTTATTGGTATCCCAGGACTAGAAGAAGCTCATTTCTGGATCGGCTTCCCCCTGCTTTCTATGTATGCCGTGGCAGTGTTTGGAAACTGCATCGTGGTCTTCATCGTAAGGATGGAGCGCAGCCTGCACGTTCCCATGTACCTCTTTCTCTGCATGCTGGCAGCCATCGACCTGGCCTTGTCCACAGCCACCATGCCCAAGATCCTAGCCCTCTTGTGGTTTGATTCCCGGGAGATTACCTTTGACGCCTGTATGACCCAGATGTTCTTTATTCATGCTCTCTCAGCCATTGAGTCCACCATCCTGCTGGCCATGGCTTTTGACCGTTATATAGCCATCTGCCACCCACTGCGCCATGCCGCAGTGCTCAACAATAGAGTGACAGCCCAGATTGGCATGGTGGCCGTGGCCCGTGGATCCCTCTTTTTCATCCCATTGCCTCTGCTCATCAAACGGCTAGCCTTCTGCCAATCCAACGTGCTCTCACATTCCTATTGTGTGCACCAGGATGTAATGAAGTTGGCCTATGCAGACACATTGCCCAATGTGGTCTATGGTCTTACCGCCATTCTGGTGGTCATGGGTGTGGATGCCCTGTTCATCTCTTTGTCCTATTTTCTGATTCTACGAACAGTTCTGCAGCTGCCTTCCAAGTCAGAACGGGCCAAGGCCTTTGGAACCTGTGTGTCACACATTGGTGTGGTACTGGCCTTCTATGTGCCTCTCATTGGCCTCTCAGTGGTGCACCGCTTTGGAAACAGCCTTGATCCCACTGTGCATGTTCTCATGGGTGATGTCTATCTACTTCTGCCTCCAGTGATCAATCCCATTATTTATGGTGTCAAGACCAAACAGATCAGAACGCGGGTGCTAGCTGTGTTTAAGATCAGCTGTGACAAGGACTTTCCGGCTGTGGGAGGCAGGTGA
- the LOC115839452 gene encoding LOW QUALITY PROTEIN: olfactory receptor 51F2-like (The sequence of the model RefSeq protein was modified relative to this genomic sequence to represent the inferred CDS: substituted 2 bases at 2 genomic stop codons), producing the protein MSNFXNITSSSVIFLLTGVPGLEAFHTWISIPFCFLYVTALSGNSLILFAIVTQPSLHEPMYYFLSMLSTTDLSLSVYTLVTMLGIFWFNAREISFTACLSXMFFIKLFTVMELSVLLAMTFDRFVVISNPIRYATILTDSRIIQIGVTIVIKGTLTLTPMVTILMRLSFCHSHVLHYSYCFHPHVMKLSCTDTRINNAIGLTAMTSTVGVDSILIPLSYVLIIKTILSITSPEERKKAFSTCISHTGAIAIFYIPLISLSFVHRFGKQGPAYVHTMIANTYLLIPPVMNPIIYSVKTKQIRRAVIKILHSKGT; encoded by the coding sequence ATGTCAAACTTCTAGAATATCACATCCTCTTCCGTTATTTTCCTGCTAACTGGTGTTCCTGGGCTGGAAGCCTTCCACACCTGGATCTCCATTCCCTTCTGTTTTCTCTATGTAACAGCTCTCTCAGGAAACAGCCTGATTCTATTTGCCATTGTTACTCAGCCCAGCCTTCATGAGCCCATGTATTATTTCCTCTCCATGTTGTCTACCACTGACCTTAGCTTGTCCGTATACACTCTGGTTACCATGTTGGGTATATTCTGGTTCAAtgccagggagatcagctttacTGCCTGCTTGTCATAGATGTTCTTTATTAAACTCTTCACTGTCATGGAATTGTCAGTGCTGTTGGCCATGACTTTTGATCGTTTTGTCGTCATCTCTAATCCCATCAGGTATGCCACCATTTTAACTGACTCCAGAATAATTCAAATTGGAGTGACAATTGTGATCAAGGGGACACTAACACTGACACCAATGGTAACAATTCTTATGAGACTGTCCTTCTGCCACAGCCACGTGCTCCACTACTCTTACTGCTTCCACCCTCATGTGATGAAGCTCTCATGCACAGACACCAGGATCAACAATGCAATTGGGCTGACTGCCATGACCTCTACTGTTGGTGTGGACTCAATTCTCATCCCCCTTTCTTATGTTTTGATCATTAAGACTATCCTCAGCATCACATCcccagaagagaggaagaaagcctTCAGCACCTGTATCTCCCATACTGGGGCTATTGCTATTTTCTATATTCCATTGATCAGTCTCTCCTTTGTTCACAGATTTGGGAAACAAGGCCCAGCCTATGTACATACTATGATTGCTAACACCTACCTGCTGATCCCCCCAGTCATGAACCCCATCATCTATAGTGTGAAGACCAAACAGATACGCAGAGctgtgataaaaattctccattcCAAAGGCACATAG